Sequence from the Candidatus Nezhaarchaeota archaeon genome:
AGGGTTAGATGAAGACACTATGCTAGCAGAGATAATTGAAAGAAAAACCTTCATAGAAAGCCTTGTCAAAAATAACATCCTCAACTTTGAGGAAGTAACCGAGTGCCTAAGAAGATTCTACTATAGGAGGCATCTTGATGGTGAGTAAGGCTACTAAGTTGTTTCTAACATCTTCAATTATAACCTTAATGATGACGCTAGTAAGCCCGGCAATAGCCTTACTAATATCTCCAATAGTTCTTGCAATTGGGGCTTTAATAATCATTAAGAAGATGAAAGTGTACAAGAAGAGGAAGTCATGCGGTAGTCCTAAGCTAAAGCCATTCAACATAGTCATAATTCTTCCCAAACAGCCGCCAGGATTAAGGAGATCCTTCTTGAGAGGGCGAGATAAGATCTCCAAGAGTGGGTACCATCCTCCACATCGACAACTCAGAAAGATAGCAAGCTTTTATATCACCTCACCGCTCCTCATACTCTTAATAATAACCTTCGTGTTAACTAACGACTCAAAATTACTTTTACTTATCGCCTCCTTAACCCTTGTCTCTATAGCACCTTTAGCTCATCGAAGAATAGTAGAAGCCATGAGGAGACAAAACATTGAAGACGAGCTTCCATTCTTTAGCCTCCTAGCCTCATCGCTATCCCACGCAGGCATATCGCTGGCAAGGGCCTTCGACATAATTGTAGGGTCGAAGATACTACCAGCCATAAGCCGAGAAGCTCTCCTCATAAGGAAAGAAGCTCTATTTGTTGGTGGAGATATGCTGTCAGCCATGGTCTCATATGCCCAAAGACACCCATCAAAAGACTTCTCTCAATTGATTCTAGGCTATGCTAGTATCTTAAGGAGTGGGGGTGACGTTGTAAAGTATCTTGAAGAGAGGACAAAGGACCTCTTCTCGACACTTAAGGATAGATGGAGTAACTTCGTTAGCCATGTTAGCATAATAGGCGAAGCGACCTTAACCCTTTTCCTTCTCGCTCCACTGGTCCTCACATTAACCACTACGGTATTTGCATCAGAGATCGATGAGGCAATGTACCAGCTTCTGTTATTTGGTATCACCCCACACTTAGCCCTCGCCATACTACTATTGGTTCATGTAGTACGCCCTCAAGATAGTCTTGAATACAAGCCAAGTATAAAGGTAATGGCGCTATCAGCCTCATCCTTCACTGCAACCCTATGTTCCGGCCTCTTAACCGGCATTTCTACACACAACTTAGTTGTTATAAGCACGCTATCAATAGCTCTTCCACTACTAATAAGCTATGAAATTGAGAGGGTTAAAAATCATGGAGCAGAGAAAGAGTTAACGAGATTCTTAAGATACCTAGGTGAAAACAAGAAGCTAGGCATACCACTGCTCGTAGCGCTCGAGAGGACATCGATAGAGTACTACGATAGAGCATCCTCAATTATAAAAGGCATCCTAAGCAAAATGAAGTTAGGCCTCTCACCATATCAATCCGTCCTTGCTATGAAGATAAAGTCCCGGATCTACAAAGTAGTCTTTTTCGTCATAGACAATCTGATAGCTAGTGGTGGGGGCTCGCCAATGACATTTGAAGTCATGGCATCATTCGTAGATGAATATCACAAACACGTTTTAAAAGCAAAGAGGAACCTTCATGTATACTCGATCATTGGCTACATTACTCCCTTAATATTGGCAGTATGCCTTTCATTGACCTTATCATTCACTGCGATAAGTGAGAAGGAGCTTCTTAATTCAATCACATATGGAGGGACAGTACCAAGTCTTAGTGTAACACCCCCTACTATGAGCATAGATCGTGTGATGTTCTACAGCAAGTTAATGATAGTGATATCATCCATAGTAATTGGGATAATACTCGGCAAAGCTGTTGACGGCTCAATATTTAGCACAAGACATCTCATAGTCTGCAGCATAATCGCGTTAGCATCCTTAAATTGGCTATTGAGTTAAAGCAACTTAAGCCTCAGAATTCAATGACAACATAACATCACTCTTACTAAACTTGCTATGTATCCATGCTCGATAGAACAGTGGTCAAAGTTAAACTTTGTTAAACAGTAGGCAGCTTAACCTTTCATATCATTTAAGAGAACAAGAGCATAGATCTCTCACCAATCGCTACATGAGCTCCTGCAAGCTCTATCAGTTACCGTGAGTGCCTCTCATTAACTATGACCACAACGCCCTCAATCATCACATTAGCGATCATCAACTAAGTCGAGATGGTGAGGGGCTCAAATGAACTTTAAACCTATTGAAGATCGCAATCAATCCAACCATCGCATAAACGATTACCATCTTTACATTTAAGAAGCTGTTTGAAGTCCCATTTATTAAGCCAACAATTACTATCAATATCGACCTAAACCATGAAGGTAACTTTCAATGTAATCTTAATGCTACTATTGCCAAAAGTATGCTTCTTCTTGAGCTAAGGCAGTTAGCACTAAGATGGCGATGTCTACTGCAGGTATTCGCCACAAAACTTAGTAGCTTACCTTAGTTTTACCTCCATCACCATATACCTTAGCCCACCATGACCAAATAAATCTCTCTAGGGTGTAGTAATTAAACGAGATGTTGACTGCTCTATTGATCCTTACAGTCCTTCCTAGCACCGACTTATTAGAAGTGAAACTGGAAGTGCCATCTCCTTGTTAACGAACAATTGATAACCCTAAACTTATAGAGAATATTGGATGCGATTAGAGGTTGAGGTTGCATGGAGTATTCATCCCTAGTGGATGTTTATGAGAAAATAGAATTGACGACCAAGAGACTTGAAATGACCGATCTCCTCGTAGCACTCCTTAAGAAAACTCCTCCTAACATAGTTGATAAAGTTGTGTACCTAACTCAAGGCAGACTATATCCTGAGTACATTGGCATTGAGTTAGGAGTTGCAGAGAAGTTAGCTCTAAGAGCCATCGCTCTTGCTAGCGGCATGTCATTGGAAGAGGTAGAAA
This genomic interval carries:
- a CDS encoding type II secretion system F family protein; translated protein: MVSKATKLFLTSSIITLMMTLVSPAIALLISPIVLAIGALIIIKKMKVYKKRKSCGSPKLKPFNIVIILPKQPPGLRRSFLRGRDKISKSGYHPPHRQLRKIASFYITSPLLILLIITFVLTNDSKLLLLIASLTLVSIAPLAHRRIVEAMRRQNIEDELPFFSLLASSLSHAGISLARAFDIIVGSKILPAISREALLIRKEALFVGGDMLSAMVSYAQRHPSKDFSQLILGYASILRSGGDVVKYLEERTKDLFSTLKDRWSNFVSHVSIIGEATLTLFLLAPLVLTLTTTVFASEIDEAMYQLLLFGITPHLALAILLLVHVVRPQDSLEYKPSIKVMALSASSFTATLCSGLLTGISTHNLVVISTLSIALPLLISYEIERVKNHGAEKELTRFLRYLGENKKLGIPLLVALERTSIEYYDRASSIIKGILSKMKLGLSPYQSVLAMKIKSRIYKVVFFVIDNLIASGGGSPMTFEVMASFVDEYHKHVLKAKRNLHVYSIIGYITPLILAVCLSLTLSFTAISEKELLNSITYGGTVPSLSVTPPTMSIDRVMFYSKLMIVISSIVIGIILGKAVDGSIFSTRHLIVCSIIALASLNWLLS